From a single Lolium rigidum isolate FL_2022 chromosome 7, APGP_CSIRO_Lrig_0.1, whole genome shotgun sequence genomic region:
- the LOC124670490 gene encoding probable fucosyltransferase 7 — protein sequence MEDGKTSDQGHSSGVVRPMVLIVITLSLMAVLLMSTWVSPAGVRLFLSAVSDEGLGRAGSSATVPDTRDRLLGGLLSPDFDDDSCLSRYRASLYRRPSLHVLSPHLVSRLRRYESLHRRCGPGTSAYSRAVARLRDSMDEHAPAPGPASSNSTSEADPAAECSYIVWTPQAGLGNRIISTAAAFLYALLTDRVLLVQHPGHDLDDIFCEPFPGSSTWVLPEKDFPIRSMERFNTRTPESLGNALRRGEGSRDPPAPWMYLHLQNNYQPNDRRFFCDDGQDAVRGVRWLVLRSDNYFVPGLFLVPRYERELDRLFPRRDAVFHHLGRYLFHPSNTVWAMVARYHTSYLAPAEERVGLQVRDFKFTPISADERYSQIIWCAYGQGILPSVDNNATSAAAGAPDHHQEPTTATKRKAVLVVSLRGDYYEKLSSMYYEHGAAGGGAVSVFQPTHLGAQHSEERHHNQKAFAEMVLLSFSDVVITSAASTFGYVSQGLAGLRPWVLMTPVDGKGPEPPCRLAPTIEPCFHNAPHYDCKTRARADSGNLVRHVRHCEDYPNGVQLVD from the exons ATGGAGGACGGCAAGACCTCCGATCAGGGGCACTCGTCCGGCGTCGTGCGGCCGATGGTGCTAATAGTGATCACGTTAAGCCTGATGGCCGTGCTGCTCATGTCTACGTGGGTCTCGCCGGCCGGAGTCCGGCTATTCTTAAGCGCTG TGTCCGACGAAGGCCTAGGCCGAGCCGGCTCCTCGGCGACGGTACCGGACACTCGCGACCGGCTGCTCGGCGGTCTCCTCTCGCCGGACTTCGACGACGACTCCTGCCTCAGCCGCTACCGCGCATCGCTCTACCGCCGGCCGTCACTCCACGTCCTGTCCCCGCACCTCGTCTCGCGCCTCCGACGCTACGAGTCCCTCCACCGCCGCTGCGGGCCCGGCACCTCGGCCTACTCGCGCGCCGTCGCCCGCCTGCGTGACTCCATGGACGAGCATGCGCCGGCGCCCGGGCCGGCGTCCTCGAACAGTACCTCCGAGGCCGACCCGGCGGCCGAGTGCAGCTACATCGTGTGGACACCCCAAGCGGGCCTCGGCAAccgcatcatctccaccgccgccgccttcctctacGCGCTGCTCACCGACCGCGTCCTCCTCGTCCAACACCCCGGCCACGACCTCGACGACATCTTCTGCGAGCCGTTCCCCGGCTCAAGCACCTGGGTGCTCCCAGAGAAAGACTTCCCCATCCGGAGCATGGAGCGCTTCAACACCCGCACCCCGGAGAGCCTCGGAAACGCGCTGCGCCGTGGCGAGGGGTCCAGGGACCCGCCGGCGCCGTG GATGTACCTGCATCTACAGAACAACTACCAGCCCAACGACCGGCGCTTCTTCTGCGACGACGGGCAGGACGCGGTGCGTGGCGTGCGCTGGCTGGTGCTCCGCTCCGACAACTACTTCGTGCCGGGCCTCTTCCTGGTCCCGCGGTACGAGCGCGAGCTGGACCGCCTGTTCCCGCGCCGCGACGCCGTGTTCCACCACCTCGGGCGCTACCTGTTCCACCCGAGCAACACGGTGTGGGCCATGGTGGCGCGGTACCACACCTCGTACCTCGCCCCGGCGGAGGAGCGGGTGGGCCTCCAGGTGCGCGACTTCAAGTTCACTCCCATCTCCGCCGACGAACGCTACAGCCAGATCATCTGGTGCGCGTACGGCCAGGGCATCCTCCCCTCCGTCGACAACAACGCAACCTCTGCCGCCGCCGGTGCCCCTGATCACCACCAGgagccgacgacggcgacgaagcGCAAGGCCGTGCTCGTCGTGTCGCTGCGCGGGGACTACTACGAGAAGCTCAGCAGCATGTACTACGAGCacggcgcggcgggaggcggggcggTGAGCGTGTTCCAGCCGACGCACCTGGGCGCGCAGCACTCGGAGGAGCGGCACCACAACCAGAAGGCCTTCGCGGAGATGGTGCTGCTCAGCTTCTCGGACGTGGTGATCACGTCCGCCGCCTCCACGTTCGGGTACGTCAGCCAGGGGCTCGCCGGGCTGAGGCCCTGGGTGCTCATGACCCCCGTCGACGGGAAGGGACCCGAGCCACCGTGCCGTCTCGCCCCAACGATCGAGCCCTGCTTCCACAACGCGCCGCACTACGACTGCAAAACCAGGGCGCGCGCTGACAGTGGCAACCTGGTCCGGCACGTCCGCCATTGCGAGGATTACCCCAATGGCGTTCAGTTGGTGGACTAA
- the LOC124671943 gene encoding probable protein phosphatase 2C 40, translating to MSSPAATTPRQRHGSMTLEDLLRRELTAELADATGAARPVLAAGQAGRARKGEDYAMLKQGLERHPGASFSAFAMFDGHNGGAAAVYAKENLLRNVLGCVPQDLTRDEWLAALPRALVAGFVKTDKDFQTRAHSSGTTVTLVIIDGSVVTAASVGDSRCVLEADGSIYYLSADHRFDACGEEVGRVTECGGEVGRLNVIGGAEIGPLRCWPGGLCLSRSIGDQDVGEFIIAVPFVKQIKLSSAGGRLIISSDGVWDALTAEMAFNCARGLPPEAAADQIVKEAVEPKGLRDDTTCIVIDMMPPEKPKSTIHSRKKARNGFNLIKNIFFKKKTSDSLSHADTEQTSEPDLVEEVFEDGCPSLLRWLDSEYPVRNMFKLFVCAICQVELETGQGISIHEGLSKPGKLSPWDGPFLCHSCQEKKEAMEGKRPSRDSSSRNSGSSE from the exons ATgtcgtcgccggcggcgacgacgccgAGGCAGCGCCACGGGAGCATGACGCTGGAGGACCTGCTGCGGCGGGAGCTGACGGCGGAGCTCGCCGACGCGACGGGGGCCGCGCGCCCGGTGCTGGCCGCGGGGCAGGCCGGGCGGGCCAGGAAGGGCGAGGACTACGCCATGCTCAAGCAGGGCCTCGAGCGCCACCCGGGCGCATCCTTCTCCGCCTTCGCC ATGTTCGACGGCCACAACGGGGGCGCCGCCGCGGTGTACGCCAAGGAGAACCTCCTCCGCAATGTGCTCGGCTGCGTCCCCCAAGATCTCACCAGGGACGAGTGGCTCGCCGCGCTGCCCAGGGCGCTCGTCGCGGGCTTCGTCAAGACCGACAAGGATTTCCAGACCAGAG CGCACTCTTCAGGGACGACCGTGACGCTGGTCATCATCGACGGGTCCGTTGTGACCGCCGCGTCCGTCGGCGATTCACGCTGCGTCCTTGAAGCCGACGGCTCGATTTACTACCTGTCCGCGGACCACCGCTTCGATGCTTGCGGAGAGGA AGTTGGACGCGTAACGGAGTGCGGAGGCGAAGTTGGAAGACTGAATGTTATTGGTGGAGCTGAG ATTGGGCCCCTTCGATGTTGGCCAGGTGGTTTATGCCTATCAAGATCAATTGGTGATCAGGATGTAGGTGAATTCATCATTGCTGTTCCTTTTGTGAAGCAGATCAAG CTATCTAGTGCTGGAGGTCGTCTTATTATTTCAAGTGACGGTGTTTGGGACGCCTTGACTGCGGAAATGGCTTTTAATTGCGCGCGAGGGCTTCCACCAGAGGCTGCAGCAGACCAGATTGTCAAA GAAGCCGTAGAACCAAAAGGATTAAGAGATGATACAACTTGTATTGTTATTGACATGATGCCGCCAGAAAAACCGAAATCCACTATACATTCTCGAAAGAAGGCGCGGAATGGCTTTAATCTtatcaaaaatattttcttcaagaAAAAAACATCAGACTCATTATCTCATGCTGATACGGAACAAACTTCCGAGCCTGACTTGGTGGAGGAAGTCTTTGAGGATGGATGCCCGTCGCTCTTAAGATG GCTAGACTCTGAGTATCCAGTCCGAAATATGTTCAAGCTTTTTGTATGCGCAATTTGTCAAGTAGAGCTAGAGACTGGTCAGGGCATATCAATACACGAGGGCTTGTCAAAGCCAGGAAAGCTGTCTCCCTGGGATGGTCCGTTCCTTTGTCACAGTTGTCAGGAGAAGAAAGAAGCAATGGAGGGAAAGCGTCCCTCACGAG ATTCCTCTTCCAGAAATAGCGGGTCAAGCGAGTAG